A single Curtobacterium sp. MCJR17_020 DNA region contains:
- a CDS encoding NUDIX domain-containing protein: MSGGPSGPVLAAGAVVWREQDGTPLVLLIHRDHHKDVSLPKGKVDPGEAVPTTAVREIDEETGYRVHLGAPLGTAEYVLPNGRDKVVHYWAARVSSKEYARAGDFTPNHEVAALEWVTIDDARNRLTYERDVAILDRFAERAAAGQHRTFALIALRHAKTVPGSDWNGPDATRPLLPVGRSQAKAAASPVAAFGPKKIVSSTAARCLATVEPLSATTKLGVSSTPDISQDAHDRGAADVKGVVRRRLDKGKTAVLCSHGPVLPDIIARIATATADDSGRFDLRRAAMLSVGDFSVMHIAGETLVAVETHRNTIPA; the protein is encoded by the coding sequence GTGAGCGGCGGTCCCTCGGGCCCCGTCCTCGCCGCCGGCGCAGTCGTCTGGCGCGAACAGGACGGCACGCCCCTCGTGCTGCTCATCCACCGCGACCACCACAAGGACGTCTCCCTGCCCAAGGGCAAGGTCGACCCGGGCGAGGCCGTCCCGACGACCGCCGTGCGCGAGATCGACGAGGAGACCGGGTACCGCGTGCACCTCGGCGCCCCGCTCGGCACCGCGGAGTACGTGCTGCCGAACGGCCGCGACAAGGTCGTGCACTACTGGGCAGCCCGCGTCTCGTCGAAGGAGTACGCCCGCGCGGGTGACTTCACCCCGAACCACGAGGTCGCGGCCCTCGAGTGGGTCACGATCGACGACGCCCGCAACCGTCTGACGTACGAGCGCGACGTGGCGATCCTCGACCGGTTCGCCGAGCGCGCCGCCGCGGGCCAGCACCGCACGTTCGCCCTGATCGCGCTGCGACACGCGAAGACCGTGCCCGGCTCCGACTGGAACGGCCCGGACGCCACCCGTCCACTCCTGCCCGTCGGTCGTTCCCAGGCCAAGGCCGCCGCGTCGCCCGTCGCCGCGTTCGGCCCGAAGAAGATCGTGAGCAGCACGGCGGCCCGGTGCCTCGCCACTGTCGAACCGCTGTCCGCCACCACGAAGCTCGGCGTCTCGAGCACCCCCGACATCAGCCAGGACGCCCACGACCGCGGGGCCGCAGACGTCAAGGGCGTCGTCCGACGCCGGCTCGACAAGGGCAAGACCGCGGTGCTGTGCTCGCACGGGCCGGTGCTGCCGGACATCATCGCCCGGATCGCCACCGCGACCGCCGACGACTCCGGCCGGTTCGACCTGCGCCGCGCCGCGATGCTGTCGGTCGGCGACTTCTCGGTGATGCACATCGCCGGCGAGACCCTCGTCGCCGTCGAGACGCACCGCAACACGATCCCGGCGTAG
- a CDS encoding DUF2207 domain-containing protein: protein MNPLLIILAVIAVILLFVGGFTASLKFLLWVGIVLLIVAVVLWLLRTLTGRRG, encoded by the coding sequence ATGAACCCGTTGCTCATCATCCTGGCCGTCATCGCGGTCATCCTGCTGTTCGTCGGTGGCTTCACCGCGAGCCTCAAGTTCCTGCTGTGGGTCGGCATCGTGCTGCTCATCGTGGCCGTCGTCCTGTGGCTGCTGCGGACGCTCACCGGGCGTCGCGGCTGA
- a CDS encoding SGNH/GDSL hydrolase family protein, whose product MARRLLPGIALGAMALGVSGLLVILPTVSSACQPVTTSSSVSSAEVTDAIAPGSRVLIVGDSYTSGRGSTSGIDGWAQDLAADRDWKATIDGYPGTGYVDTGRTGSSHYTFGPRLERHAATVDPELVIVQGSQNDWLVDASVLQARVEKTLRDAEQTWPDAVVVALGPSAPLPWAKSTVGVAASVSAGAAAAGVPYIDALAGQWFTAANSPGYAAIDGGHLNDAGYQYLADRVSDSLDALAASDDERCA is encoded by the coding sequence ATGGCACGACGACTCCTCCCCGGCATCGCGCTCGGAGCTATGGCTCTCGGCGTGAGCGGGCTGCTCGTCATCCTGCCGACCGTGTCGAGTGCCTGCCAGCCCGTCACGACGTCGTCGAGCGTCTCCTCCGCCGAGGTCACCGACGCGATCGCCCCCGGCTCGCGTGTGCTCATCGTCGGCGACTCGTACACCTCCGGCCGCGGTTCGACCAGCGGCATCGACGGGTGGGCGCAGGACCTCGCGGCCGACCGGGACTGGAAGGCCACCATCGACGGCTACCCAGGGACGGGCTACGTCGACACCGGCCGCACCGGCTCCTCGCACTACACGTTCGGCCCGCGCCTCGAACGGCACGCCGCGACCGTCGATCCCGAGCTCGTCATCGTGCAGGGCAGCCAGAACGACTGGCTCGTCGACGCGTCGGTCCTGCAGGCCCGCGTCGAGAAGACCCTCCGCGACGCCGAACAGACCTGGCCGGACGCCGTCGTCGTCGCGCTCGGACCGTCGGCGCCGCTGCCGTGGGCGAAGTCGACCGTCGGGGTCGCCGCCTCGGTCTCCGCGGGGGCGGCGGCAGCGGGCGTGCCGTACATCGACGCGCTCGCCGGGCAGTGGTTCACCGCGGCGAACAGCCCGGGCTACGCGGCGATCGACGGCGGACACCTCAACGACGCCGGCTACCAGTACCTGGCGGACCGGGTCTCGGACTCCCTCGACGCCCTCGCTGCGTCCGACGACGAACGCTGCGCCTGA
- the sigK gene encoding ECF RNA polymerase sigma factor SigK, with amino-acid sequence MLALVDSDTERWSSSEPAQASPDDLLARVASGDQAAFADLYDVLSGRVLGLVTRLLRDRAQSEEVTQEVFLEVWQQAARFDRKRGTASSWVLTMAHRRAVDRVRASQASHDRDTKIGIRDLESGFDQVSESVEIRIEHERVGRALAKLTEFQRQAVQLAYYGGFSHSEMAEQLGVPIGTVKTRLRDGMIRLRDEMGVTS; translated from the coding sequence ATGCTTGCCCTCGTGGATAGCGACACCGAACGCTGGAGCTCGTCAGAGCCAGCCCAGGCATCGCCGGACGACCTCTTGGCGCGGGTTGCCTCCGGTGACCAAGCCGCCTTCGCGGACCTCTACGACGTCCTCTCCGGCCGGGTCCTCGGACTCGTGACGCGGCTCCTCCGGGACCGCGCCCAGTCCGAAGAGGTCACGCAGGAGGTCTTCCTCGAAGTCTGGCAACAGGCCGCCCGGTTCGACCGGAAGCGCGGGACTGCCTCCAGCTGGGTCCTGACCATGGCGCACCGCCGAGCGGTGGACCGGGTCCGGGCGTCGCAGGCCTCGCACGACCGGGACACGAAGATCGGTATCCGCGACCTCGAGTCCGGTTTCGACCAGGTCTCCGAGTCGGTCGAGATCCGTATCGAGCACGAACGGGTCGGCCGGGCACTGGCCAAACTGACCGAGTTCCAACGGCAGGCCGTGCAGCTCGCGTACTACGGAGGCTTCTCGCACAGCGAGATGGCCGAACAACTCGGTGTCCCCATCGGCACCGTCAAGACCCGTCTCCGTGACGGGATGATCCGACTCCGAGACGAGATGGGGGTGACCTCATGA
- the pstC gene encoding phosphate ABC transporter permease subunit PstC, with translation MTTAPAQPGATVTPTKPKAVVRVGDRVFSAASVIAGGLILFVLVLVAAFLVWQSIPAFAAKVGDLPNNATNFWDYVGPLVFGTVWSALIALVIAVPLALGIALFISHYAPRRLAPVLGYVIDLLAAVPSVVYGLWGIVVLAPFVKPFYGFLNEYLGWFPLFSGQVSGTGRTILTASIVLAVMAIPIMTAVMREIFLQAPTLNEEAALALGATRWEMIRLSVLPFAKSGIVSAIMLGLGRALGETMAIALVLSVSTNVTFQMLTSQNPSTIAANIALQFAEASGTALNALIATGLILFVITLVINMLARYIVRTRVS, from the coding sequence ATGACGACCGCACCGGCCCAGCCAGGGGCCACCGTCACCCCGACCAAGCCGAAGGCCGTCGTCCGCGTCGGTGACCGGGTGTTCTCCGCCGCCTCGGTGATCGCCGGCGGCCTCATCCTCTTCGTGCTCGTGCTCGTCGCCGCGTTCCTCGTCTGGCAGAGCATCCCGGCGTTCGCCGCCAAGGTCGGCGACCTGCCGAACAACGCCACGAACTTCTGGGACTACGTCGGCCCCCTGGTCTTCGGCACCGTCTGGTCCGCACTCATCGCGCTCGTGATCGCGGTCCCGCTCGCACTCGGGATCGCCCTGTTCATCTCGCACTACGCACCGCGGCGCCTCGCGCCGGTGCTCGGCTACGTCATCGACCTGCTCGCCGCGGTCCCGTCGGTCGTCTACGGCCTCTGGGGCATCGTGGTGCTGGCGCCGTTCGTGAAGCCGTTCTACGGCTTCCTGAACGAGTACCTCGGCTGGTTCCCGCTCTTCTCCGGCCAGGTGTCCGGCACCGGCCGCACCATCCTGACCGCGTCGATCGTCCTCGCCGTGATGGCGATCCCGATCATGACGGCCGTCATGCGCGAGATCTTCCTGCAGGCGCCCACGCTCAACGAGGAAGCCGCCCTGGCCCTCGGTGCGACGCGCTGGGAGATGATCCGCCTGTCCGTGCTGCCGTTCGCGAAGTCCGGCATCGTGTCCGCGATCATGCTCGGGCTCGGACGTGCCCTGGGCGAGACGATGGCGATCGCCCTGGTGCTGTCGGTCTCGACGAACGTCACCTTCCAGATGCTGACCTCGCAGAACCCCTCGACGATCGCCGCGAACATCGCGCTGCAGTTCGCCGAGGCATCGGGGACCGCCCTGAACGCCCTGATCGCGACGGGCTTGATCCTGTTCGTCATCACCCTGGTCATCAACATGCTCGCGCGGTACATCGTCCGCACGCGGGTCAGCTGA
- the pstA gene encoding phosphate ABC transporter permease PstA — protein sequence MSLALRQTGTAGNVYANGKLHRSVPWLLLVGSWVALVAVFALLNAGGAVKDFNVVAALFLGTVLFDVLIVVVSRIVEGGRQAVNRLVTSLVITAFVIAVLPLVSLLWTVIADGLARFDANFFSYSMRGVISEGGGAIHALVGTLEITLFAALISVPIGLLTSIYLVEYGRGALAKGITFFVDVMTGIPSIVAGLFAYSLFALFLGPGARFGLVGSVALSVLMIPIVVRSTEEVLKIVPMELREASYALGVPKYLTILKVVLPTSLAGITTGVMLSIARVIGETAPLLVTAGFTASMNYDLFKDPMMTLPVYAYTQYSQQGANPQPFVDRAWTAALVLILIVMALNLLARFVTRLFAPKLSR from the coding sequence ATGTCCCTCGCGCTCCGTCAGACCGGCACCGCCGGCAACGTCTACGCCAACGGCAAGCTGCACCGCTCGGTGCCGTGGCTGCTGCTGGTCGGCAGCTGGGTCGCCCTGGTGGCCGTGTTCGCCCTGCTCAACGCCGGCGGCGCGGTCAAGGACTTCAACGTCGTCGCCGCGCTGTTCCTCGGCACCGTCCTGTTCGACGTCCTGATCGTGGTCGTCTCGCGCATCGTCGAGGGCGGTCGTCAGGCCGTCAACCGACTGGTCACCTCGCTCGTCATCACCGCCTTCGTCATCGCGGTCCTGCCGCTGGTGTCGCTGCTCTGGACCGTGATCGCCGACGGCCTGGCCCGCTTCGACGCGAACTTCTTCTCGTACTCGATGCGCGGCGTGATCTCCGAGGGTGGCGGCGCGATCCACGCGCTGGTCGGCACGCTCGAGATCACCCTGTTCGCGGCGCTCATCTCGGTGCCGATCGGGCTGCTCACCTCGATCTACCTGGTCGAGTACGGCCGCGGCGCGCTGGCGAAGGGCATCACGTTCTTCGTCGACGTCATGACGGGCATCCCCTCGATCGTCGCCGGTCTGTTCGCGTACTCGCTGTTCGCGCTGTTCCTCGGCCCGGGCGCCCGTTTCGGCCTGGTCGGCTCCGTCGCCCTGTCGGTGCTGATGATCCCGATCGTCGTGCGCTCCACCGAAGAGGTGCTGAAGATCGTGCCGATGGAGCTCCGCGAAGCGTCCTACGCCCTCGGGGTGCCGAAGTACCTCACGATCCTCAAGGTCGTCCTGCCCACGTCGCTCGCCGGCATCACCACCGGCGTCATGCTCTCCATCGCCCGCGTCATCGGCGAGACGGCTCCGCTGCTCGTCACCGCCGGCTTCACCGCGAGCATGAACTACGACCTGTTCAAGGACCCCATGATGACCCTGCCGGTGTACGCGTACACGCAGTACTCGCAGCAGGGCGCCAACCCGCAGCCGTTCGTCGACCGTGCCTGGACCGCCGCGCTGGTGCTCATCCTCATCGTGATGGCGCTCAACCTGCTCGCCCGGTTCGTCACCCGACTCTTCGCCCCCAAGCTCTCGCGCTAG
- a CDS encoding RNA degradosome polyphosphate kinase: MDTEPQLDGESVAPDLDDFDEVVEIEHESLPSDRYFDRELSWLRFNQRVLELGEDRTQPLLERANFLAIFASNLDEFFMVRVAGLKRRIDTGIAVPTNVGRAPSDVLRDIAKKAHELQDRHAQAFIGSLKPDLDAAGIHVEHWSDLDEADRLRMREYFNEQIFPVLMPLAVDPAHPFPYISGLSLNLAVRVRNPKSQRQEFARLKVPQNFSRFIKLPDDNSGRMRFIPLEDLIANHLDDLFPGMQVLEHHVFRVTRNEDVEIEEDEAENLIQALERELLRRRFGPPIRLEITEDMDPVTLDLLVRELDITEQEVFRLPSPLDLGGLFELSKINRPDLHYPKHVPTTPVQFQPGEPNTKPDLFRAIAAKDVLVHHPYESFATSVQAFLEQAAADPHVLAIKQTLYRTSGDSPIVEALIDAAAAGKQVLALVEIKARFDEQNNITWARKLEKAGVHVVYGLVGLKTHSKLVLVIRQEGGTLKHYSHIGTGNYNPKTSRIYEDMGLFTADDTVGKDLTRLFNELSGYAIEKKFKRLLVAPLHLRKGLLKRIQTESDNARAGKPSGIRIKVNSMVDEQIIDALYLASQAGVPVDIWVRGICSLKPGMEGVSDTIRVRSIVGRYLEHSRAFAFHNDGDPAVFIGSADMMHRNLDRRVEALVRLTAPDHIDEVLAMFDLAMADTASSWHLESDGEWTRHSTDDDGRPLEDVQNVTMRKISARKRSTR, translated from the coding sequence ATGGACACCGAACCGCAGCTCGACGGCGAATCCGTCGCACCCGACCTCGACGACTTCGACGAGGTCGTCGAGATCGAGCACGAGTCGCTGCCGTCGGACCGCTACTTCGACCGCGAGCTGAGCTGGCTCCGCTTCAACCAGCGAGTGCTCGAGCTGGGCGAGGACCGTACGCAGCCCCTGCTCGAGCGGGCGAACTTCCTGGCGATCTTCGCGTCCAACCTCGACGAGTTCTTCATGGTCCGGGTCGCGGGCCTGAAGCGCCGCATCGACACCGGCATCGCCGTGCCGACGAACGTCGGCCGCGCCCCGAGCGACGTCCTGCGCGACATCGCGAAGAAGGCGCACGAGCTCCAGGACCGGCACGCCCAGGCGTTCATCGGGTCGCTCAAGCCCGATCTCGACGCCGCCGGCATCCACGTCGAGCACTGGTCCGACCTGGACGAGGCCGACCGGCTCCGGATGCGCGAGTACTTCAACGAGCAGATCTTCCCGGTGCTCATGCCCCTGGCGGTCGACCCGGCGCACCCGTTCCCCTACATCTCCGGGCTCTCGCTCAACCTGGCCGTCCGGGTCCGCAACCCGAAGTCGCAGCGCCAGGAGTTCGCGCGCCTCAAGGTGCCGCAGAACTTCTCCCGCTTCATCAAGCTGCCGGACGACAACTCCGGCCGGATGCGCTTCATCCCCCTCGAAGACCTCATCGCGAACCACCTCGACGACCTGTTCCCGGGGATGCAGGTCCTCGAGCACCACGTGTTCCGCGTCACGCGCAACGAGGACGTCGAGATCGAGGAGGACGAGGCCGAGAACCTCATCCAGGCCCTCGAGCGCGAGCTGCTGCGCCGCCGGTTCGGACCGCCCATCCGCCTCGAGATCACCGAGGACATGGACCCGGTGACCCTCGACCTGCTCGTGCGTGAGCTCGACATCACCGAGCAGGAGGTCTTCCGGCTGCCGTCGCCGCTCGACCTCGGCGGCCTGTTCGAGCTCTCGAAGATCAACCGCCCGGACCTGCACTACCCGAAGCACGTGCCGACGACCCCGGTGCAGTTCCAGCCCGGTGAGCCGAACACGAAGCCCGACCTGTTCCGTGCGATCGCCGCCAAGGACGTCCTCGTGCACCACCCGTACGAGTCCTTCGCGACGAGCGTGCAGGCGTTCCTCGAGCAGGCCGCGGCCGACCCGCACGTGCTCGCCATCAAGCAGACGCTGTACCGCACCTCGGGTGACAGCCCCATCGTCGAGGCCCTGATCGACGCGGCCGCCGCTGGCAAGCAGGTCCTGGCGCTCGTCGAGATCAAGGCGCGCTTCGACGAGCAGAACAACATCACGTGGGCCCGGAAGCTCGAGAAGGCCGGCGTGCACGTCGTCTACGGCCTGGTCGGGCTGAAGACGCACTCGAAGCTCGTGCTCGTCATCCGGCAAGAGGGCGGCACGCTCAAGCACTACAGCCACATCGGCACGGGCAACTACAACCCGAAGACCTCGCGCATCTACGAGGACATGGGCCTGTTCACCGCCGACGACACCGTGGGCAAGGACCTGACGCGCCTGTTCAACGAGCTGTCCGGCTACGCGATCGAGAAGAAGTTCAAGCGGCTGCTCGTCGCGCCGTTGCACCTGCGCAAGGGGCTGCTCAAGCGGATCCAGACCGAGTCCGACAATGCGCGTGCCGGCAAGCCGTCCGGCATCCGGATCAAGGTCAACTCGATGGTCGACGAGCAGATCATCGACGCCCTGTACCTGGCCAGCCAGGCCGGCGTGCCGGTGGACATCTGGGTGCGCGGCATCTGCTCGCTCAAGCCGGGGATGGAAGGCGTGAGCGACACCATCCGGGTACGGAGCATCGTCGGGCGGTACCTCGAGCACTCCCGTGCGTTCGCGTTCCACAACGACGGCGACCCGGCGGTGTTCATCGGCAGCGCCGACATGATGCACCGCAACCTCGACCGCCGCGTCGAGGCCCTCGTCCGGCTGACGGCACCGGACCACATCGACGAGGTGCTCGCGATGTTCGACCTGGCGATGGCCGACACCGCGAGCTCGTGGCACCTCGAGTCCGACGGCGAGTGGACCCGCCACTCGACCGACGATGACGGTCGCCCGCTCGAAGACGTGCAGAATGTGACGATGCGGAAGATCTCGGCTCGGAAGCGCTCCACTCGGTGA
- a CDS encoding anti-sigma factor — protein MTERHDDPALLTGSYALDALSDDERMLLEDVLTTSLELQAEADSLRETALQLAFAAAPIEPPTSLRASLLAQIATTPQAAPLAETAPAVDTTSVQEARPEPARHVASIADGSTTGGRATSEARRRWFQRPAAMLTSAAAVAVVFLGVGLGVGVANGPADGPGTGTTQASSGLDRIYAASDFQRSTTKVEGGGTATVVWSSDLGKSAVILDGVAQAPKGKTYELWYIGSENEGGTIKSAGLVDGVADGVHSAVLKGSMSDGATIGMTVEPAGGSEQPTTTPIMAVPTTSA, from the coding sequence ATGACCGAACGACACGACGACCCCGCCCTGCTGACGGGTTCCTACGCACTCGACGCGCTGTCCGACGATGAGCGCATGCTCCTCGAGGACGTCCTCACGACGTCACTCGAACTCCAGGCCGAGGCCGACTCGCTGCGCGAGACCGCGCTGCAGCTGGCCTTCGCCGCCGCTCCGATCGAGCCGCCGACGTCGCTCCGCGCGTCGCTGCTGGCCCAGATCGCGACGACCCCGCAGGCTGCACCGCTGGCCGAGACGGCTCCTGCCGTCGACACGACCTCTGTCCAGGAGGCCCGTCCCGAGCCCGCCAGGCACGTCGCCTCGATCGCCGACGGCTCCACCACCGGTGGCCGGGCGACCTCCGAGGCCCGACGCCGCTGGTTCCAGCGTCCGGCAGCAATGCTCACCAGTGCTGCTGCGGTCGCCGTGGTCTTCCTCGGTGTCGGCCTGGGGGTCGGCGTCGCGAACGGCCCGGCCGACGGACCGGGCACCGGCACCACGCAGGCATCGAGCGGCCTCGACCGCATCTACGCCGCGTCGGACTTCCAGCGCAGCACCACCAAGGTCGAGGGCGGCGGCACGGCCACGGTCGTGTGGTCGAGCGACCTCGGCAAGTCCGCGGTCATCCTCGACGGTGTCGCCCAGGCGCCGAAGGGCAAGACGTACGAGCTCTGGTACATCGGGTCCGAGAACGAGGGCGGCACGATCAAGTCGGCCGGCCTGGTCGACGGTGTCGCCGACGGCGTGCACTCGGCCGTGCTCAAGGGCTCGATGTCCGACGGCGCGACGATCGGCATGACGGTCGAGCCGGCCGGTGGTTCGGAGCAGCCGACCACGACGCCGATCATGGCGGTCCCGACCACCTCGGCCTGA
- a CDS encoding DNA-directed RNA polymerase subunit beta, with product MPRDHHRPVHFTDAEFAAIQGGEDPAVVNRVAHETANALLHRVRQDPDPAVVERLVTYTDVHGIDAIAELWARVGAHTLPGALWRVYLVRTVIRQNPEEIAYFFQRGTERIGTIDQAVAGAEQPTGPAEILTLADRILHGLYTGDFAVALDRGAAFCRLTAAGATAVADDSDLTATGRASELTTRALRLTELAADLTEAAALWRRESLD from the coding sequence GTGCCTCGCGATCACCACCGTCCTGTCCACTTCACCGATGCCGAGTTCGCCGCGATCCAGGGCGGCGAGGACCCGGCCGTCGTGAACCGTGTCGCGCACGAGACCGCGAACGCGCTGCTGCACCGGGTGCGGCAGGACCCGGACCCCGCGGTGGTCGAGCGGCTCGTCACCTACACGGACGTGCACGGCATCGACGCGATCGCCGAACTCTGGGCCCGGGTGGGTGCCCACACCCTGCCGGGTGCCCTGTGGCGGGTGTACCTCGTCCGCACCGTGATCCGGCAGAACCCGGAGGAGATCGCGTACTTCTTCCAGCGGGGCACCGAGCGCATCGGCACGATCGACCAGGCGGTCGCGGGCGCTGAGCAGCCGACGGGTCCGGCCGAGATCCTGACCCTCGCCGACCGCATCCTGCACGGGCTGTACACGGGTGACTTCGCCGTGGCGCTCGACCGTGGTGCGGCGTTCTGCCGGCTGACCGCGGCCGGTGCGACGGCGGTGGCGGACGACTCCGACCTGACCGCGACCGGCCGCGCGAGCGAGTTGACGACGCGCGCGCTCCGTCTGACGGAGCTGGCGGCCGACCTGACCGAGGCGGCGGCGCTCTGGCGTCGCGAGAGCCTGGATTAG
- the pstS gene encoding phosphate ABC transporter substrate-binding protein PstS: MNIKRIGSIAAIAIAGAVVLSSCAANEDAGSTESSSSNTGSSSLTGTLTGSGSSAQQTAQATWAAGFQDVAKGVTVNYSPDGSGAGRKNFISGAADFAGSDAALNDEELSGSFDLCKADTKAIDIPVYISPIAIAYKVDGVSDLTLDAKTIAGIFSGKITKWNDSQIADLNDGVDLPDANITVVHRSDDSGTTQNFSEYVSANAGDVWTEEPSQTFPYSVGDSAKGTSGVASAMGSASNAITYIDDSGAGDLDKAKLMVGDKATEISADGAAQVVADSKVASGREDNDLAIDIDRKDTADGAWPLVLVSYAIACQEYKDSDKADLVKGFLNYVVSGDAQDAAAKEAKSAALSSDLADKAAAAVDSIK, translated from the coding sequence GTGAACATCAAGCGAATCGGTTCGATCGCAGCAATCGCGATCGCCGGCGCAGTCGTGCTCTCCTCGTGCGCGGCGAACGAGGACGCGGGCAGCACCGAGTCCTCCTCGAGCAACACCGGCTCCTCGAGCCTCACCGGCACCCTGACCGGCTCCGGCTCGTCCGCCCAGCAGACCGCGCAGGCCACCTGGGCCGCCGGTTTCCAGGACGTCGCCAAGGGCGTCACGGTGAACTACTCGCCCGACGGCTCGGGCGCCGGCCGCAAGAACTTCATCTCGGGCGCCGCGGACTTCGCCGGCTCCGACGCAGCACTGAACGACGAGGAGCTCTCGGGCTCCTTCGACCTGTGCAAGGCCGACACCAAGGCCATCGACATCCCGGTCTACATCTCCCCGATCGCGATCGCCTACAAGGTCGACGGCGTCAGCGACCTGACCCTCGACGCGAAGACCATCGCGGGCATCTTCTCGGGCAAGATCACCAAGTGGAACGACTCGCAGATCGCCGACCTGAACGACGGCGTCGACCTGCCGGACGCGAACATCACGGTCGTGCACCGCTCCGACGACTCGGGCACCACGCAGAACTTCTCGGAGTACGTCTCTGCGAACGCCGGCGACGTCTGGACCGAAGAGCCGAGCCAGACCTTCCCGTACTCGGTCGGTGACAGCGCGAAGGGCACCTCCGGTGTCGCCTCCGCGATGGGCAGCGCGTCCAACGCGATCACCTACATCGACGACTCCGGCGCGGGTGACCTCGACAAGGCGAAGCTGATGGTCGGCGACAAGGCCACCGAGATCTCGGCCGACGGCGCCGCGCAGGTCGTCGCCGACTCGAAGGTCGCCAGCGGCCGCGAGGACAACGACCTCGCGATCGACATCGACCGCAAGGACACCGCTGACGGCGCCTGGCCACTCGTCCTCGTCTCCTACGCCATCGCGTGCCAGGAGTACAAGGACTCGGACAAGGCCGACCTGGTCAAGGGCTTCCTGAACTACGTCGTCTCCGGCGACGCCCAGGACGCTGCGGCGAAGGAGGCCAAGTCGGCCGCCCTGTCGTCCGACCTGGCCGACAAGGCCGCTGCCGCGGTCGACTCCATCAAGTAA
- the pstB gene encoding phosphate ABC transporter ATP-binding protein PstB — MSKRIEVDGLNVYYSKFKAVEGVDITIEPRTVTAFIGPSGCGKSTFLRTLNRMHEVIPGAWVEGSVKIDGDDLYGPGVDPVLVRRQVGMVFQRPNPFPTMSIKDNVLAGVKLNNKRVSKSEADDIVERSLQGANLWNEVKDRLDKPGMGLSGGQQQRLCIARAIAVQPDVLLMDEPCSALDPISTLAIEDLIEELKKEFTIVIVTHNMQQASRVSDKTAFFNIAGTGAPGKLIEFDDTATMFSNPSVQATEDYVSGRFG; from the coding sequence GTGTCCAAGCGCATCGAGGTCGACGGCCTCAACGTCTACTACTCGAAGTTCAAGGCGGTCGAGGGTGTCGACATCACCATCGAGCCCCGCACCGTCACCGCCTTCATCGGCCCGTCCGGCTGCGGCAAGTCCACCTTCCTCCGCACCCTGAACCGCATGCACGAGGTCATCCCCGGCGCATGGGTCGAGGGCTCGGTCAAGATCGACGGCGACGACCTGTACGGCCCCGGGGTCGACCCGGTGCTCGTCCGTCGCCAGGTCGGCATGGTCTTCCAGCGTCCGAACCCGTTCCCGACGATGTCCATCAAGGACAACGTGCTCGCGGGCGTGAAGCTCAACAACAAGCGCGTCTCGAAGTCCGAGGCCGACGACATCGTCGAGCGCTCGCTGCAGGGCGCGAACCTGTGGAACGAGGTCAAGGACCGCCTCGACAAGCCCGGCATGGGCCTGTCCGGTGGGCAGCAGCAGCGTCTCTGCATCGCCCGCGCCATCGCGGTGCAGCCCGACGTGCTGCTGATGGACGAGCCCTGCTCGGCGCTCGACCCGATCTCCACCCTGGCCATCGAGGACCTGATCGAGGAGCTCAAGAAGGAGTTCACGATCGTCATCGTCACGCACAACATGCAGCAGGCCTCGCGCGTCAGCGACAAGACGGCCTTCTTCAACATCGCCGGCACCGGTGCGCCGGGCAAGCTCATCGAGTTCGACGACACCGCGACGATGTTCTCGAACCCGTCCGTCCAGGCCACCGAGGACTACGTCTCGGGTCGCTTCGGTTGA